The Impatiens glandulifera chromosome 3, dImpGla2.1, whole genome shotgun sequence genome contains a region encoding:
- the LOC124932891 gene encoding transcriptional regulator SUPERMAN — translation MAGDLGLISLTHLQRLVQSDHHNNLQPPAPPATATWMLNQPNFPMDDVIADHDDEEDPNWEVKAFEEDTNQAMGTTWPPRSYTCSFCRREFRSAQALGGHMNVHRRDRARLHQSHPYPPPPPLNSLPTVASPTSPLIIPPQDFMTNGGLCLVYSLPPNPNSIGTGAILPEKASHQTSRLFSDTLPHPQNNSISCINFPVVGYNYNPNHSSSSTQGATEEIDLELRLGRNWPSS, via the coding sequence aTGGCTGGTGATCTCGGCCTCATCTCCTTGACTCACCTTCAAAGATTAGTCCAATCCGACCACCACAACAATCTCCAACCGCCGGCGCCGCCGGCGACCGCTACATGGATGTTGAACCAACCCAATTTTCCTATGGATGATGTCATAGCCGACCACGATGATGAAGAAGACCCTAATTGGGAAGTCAAGGCCTTTGAAGAGGATACCAATCAAGCAATGGGGACCACTTGGCCGCCCCGATCTTACACTTGCTCTTTCTGTCGCCGTGAGTTCAGGTCAGCGCAAGCTCTCGGCGGCCACATGAACGTTCACCGCCGCGATAGGGCAAGGCTCCACCAGTCCCACCCAtatcctcctcctccacctctTAATTCTCTCCCCACGGTCGCCTCCCCCACATCCCCTCTCATAATTCCGCCTCAAGATTTCATGACGAACGGCGGTCTCTGCCTTGTCTACTCATTGCCGCCAAACCCTAATAGCATCGGTACAGGCGCAATTCTCCCCGAAAAAGCATCTCATCAAACCTCGAGACTCTTCTCCGACACCTTGCCACACCCTCAAAACAACTCGATATCATGTATTAACTTTCCGGTGGTCGGTTATAATTATAACCCTAATCATAGTTCAAGCAGTACTCAAGGAGCAACTGAAGAGATTGATCTGGAGCTCAGGCTAGGACGTAACTGGCCATCTTCATGA